In Toxoplasma gondii ME49 chromosome V, whole genome shotgun sequence, the DNA window CATCGACAACTGTCGCGTATCTTTTTACGGTCCGTCGGCTTCTGCTCGATGGTTCACTCGCGCCAAGGCACTGAAGAGGGCGCTTGAACAGCTGCAGAGTCGCCGCACGCTGGCGAACGCGACAGGACAGAAATACGACCTTCTGGTCGCTCCCGGCGAACACTGGATGCACTGGCCAGACCGGTAAAAAGTCTAAACATTACACGGGGAAAACACAATAGAGGGAAACCTAGagaggctgcatgcgcctgggAAGACAAACGGGTTCACCTTCTACATAAGGAAAGAGCAGCCaggcgagaaacggaaaTGACAAGCGGCGAGGGTGTCTACGGGGAGACTTTGGCGGCAAAAAGTTGATTCACGCTTGGATTTTCGAACCTGGTTCAAAGGTAAAactgtcttgtctttttcggaTTGTGTGCTTTTCTAGCTGGTTCCGGCCCATCTCGACGGAGTACGCGCGAATGCTCGAACGCATTAAGAAGAAGCGACCTCCTTCCTATAGAAGAGGATTCCGAGCGGCGATTGATGAGGTCATTCCCGAAGAAATTCGCCCCGAGTTCACTCCTTACGTGAGTCTCCCGCAAATCTACGTTTCAAATTTGGAAAAAAACGGGTCGGGCAAATTCAGACGCATAGACTGCTTGTCGAACGTCGAGGTAGTTCTGACCACTGAATTATGAATTCTGGAAAGGCGCGTGACAATGTGACACCTGCGCGGTCATCCGTTCTCTTCAccaatgcatgcatgttgcATGCACGTCGGAGATCATCGGTGTATCTTTCTAAGTTGAAACGTGGACGTAGACGCAGAATACGTCGCTTGAACCTACGGGCCAAGCGATTTGTAGGTGTGAAGAATACACACGAACCCCACAGGATAAACTTCCTCTGGTGTATTCAtatgtgtctctctgtatacatacatgtgtatacatattcatGTGCAGTCACATATAAATTTTGCGTGAAGACAATTACAAACAAAACCCAGCAGGATAAATGTCGTTCGGTGtccccatatatatatatgtcatGAATTAGGCGAGTGATTGCCGTGATCCTGTCTTTGACTCTTTCACATTAATGTGGTTGCTGACTTCCCTTtcgttgtttccttctctctctctgtatccgTGTACCCCCTtttaagtatatatatatatatatatacatatataggtTGACTCTGGTGTATGAATCTTGTCGACCTGTCACGGTTTGATGGCTGGAGCTGTATGAGGTACTTTGCCTTCTTTGCCGCTTCTTGTCCGATCTTTGGTTGTCTTTCTTGCGTTCAGAACGTTGCCACTTTGTGACATTCTTTCTAACAGTTGTCTGTTTTGTGTTATGTTCGTTACTTGTTTTCAGACGTGGAAATCGCCACTGCAGAAATGGGCAGAAGAACTCAAGCGGAAGCGTCTCACATCTCACAACGTCTACGAGACGGAGGTCTTTCTTCATCCTCCAGcgcagtcttcttctccttcctagttgtctccttcgtgtgCAAGTGACTTTCAGCTAGTCCAGAcgctccctttctctgcagtcttGTGTTTCGTCTCACCAGCGTTtcggaaggagaaggagaagagccaCGGAGGAGCATCTGAGTTGCGTACACCGGTGCGTTCACGCTGAAATGGCACAAAACGGTGTTTCTCCGACTGAACAGAGTCTTCGAAGACGCATTTTTGGCAGCAAAGACGatgctgtctgtctcgtcctTCACGGTAGACTAGGCCCACAGACAAAAGCTGTCTAGTCTCGACCTACAGAACAAAATCTGTTGCTTTCCAGCTTGCCTTATGGCTCCTGCCCCagctctttcctcgtctaGCATGTCACGACTCCAGCAGACGCCGTAGGTtgcttccgtttttctgtcaGTTCTTGGTTGCTTTCTTCCTGGATGCACTTCACAGCGCTGAACAGAACTCAAGCGACAGTTCAGGTCTGTACCTCCCTGTTGAAAGGAGAACCGCTATCGTCTGATTCAGAAACGGCAGCACTGGACACATCAGGCACAGGACGCTCTCATCTTTTTTTTTGGACAGGTGAAAGTAACACAGAAGCCAGCTGGACATCTCTTTTCGTTGAAAcacacttcccttctcgccgttagTGTGATCTCCAAGAAGTGGACTTCTTAAGACTCTGAAAAAGCTGATACAAgactcctttctccacactACCGTTTTTGGTGTATCTCAAAGCTGGAGTCCTGCTCAGAGTCATGATTCCCCAGAAAAAATGTTACCTGCGGGCGCTCAGAAGATCCGAAGCGTGTGCTTTGGATTTTCGCATTTCGACGAACAGAACTTAGACGTGAccgggcgagagagaaaagggaggcagagacactaTCTCGTgtgagacaggagacagagagacagaccattcacgagagaaggacatGCACACGATGGTGCAGCAGGGACCATTCAAATCAGAAAAGGGAATACCCGAACTTCTGGTAAcatttcgtttctctgcagtcaTTCGATGTAGAGAAAATGGGGTGAGTCTCCGGCAAGTGGTTTACGTGGAACTTGGAAATCGGCTCCGCACAATTCTGAAGCGGGCCGTTGCTGAACAAGGCGTGGAAGTGGAAGCAGCAACACGCAAGAGACAACGTTGCCTGCTGCTCAAGTTCACAGCTGATTCTCTTTCCAACAGCAGGTGCGCATTTGCCACCCTAGTCTCGGGGCATCCTCCCGCGCGAGGGTTTTGTGCTTTCGAGCTGCTGGCATTGCGATGCTGGGTCGCTAGAACGATGACGGGAACTCGGCCGTCCTCATGTGAGTAATTCTTCGGCGAACGCAGGGGCAACAGTATATGAAGGAGATCGCAGTTCGGCGATGGACTGAGCCAGTCCTTTGGTAAATACCTCTAGCGTCTCACGAAAAATGCCCAACACAAACATAAGTCCGGTCAGGCTGTTTAGTCTAGTGGTATGATTCTCGCTTAGGGTGCGAGAGGTCCCGGGTTCAATTCCCGGAACAGCCCTTTTCCCATCTGTTGTCATTTACCTCATTTGGTATCGCTTTTGTGGCTCTTGACCATGTCGATCACTAGGAAAGTTTCAGAAACTCTGCGGATCTCTCGAGTTGTGTTATTTTTGTCGTTCTTCCCCGATCTCTTCTGATCTTGCCCGAGGGTGTCGCAGTCCTCGCCGCGCTCGCTTCGCGACAAGAAAGAACCCCCGAGAGAGCAGACTGTTTGTGGACTCGATAAAACGGGTGTTAGCCGTCGATGAAAGAAACTGAAGGTGGCACGTTAATGGAAGGCCTCTATTTTTCGTCGGCTTTTCTGATTGGCCGCATGCGCATGCCCCGCTTTCAGAGCACATCGCATGCAACGAGGATCGCTCTTCGCAGCATCGACTCAAGATCGCGCTCGGTGTCCAGTCCCGAAGGCGATTACCTAACGCTCTTTCTcattttcgtctctctccttgacTTTCCACCAGTCCACGAAACAGGACTCCAAGTTGGACTCGTCTTTGTCCTTGCGTCTGCGAGCTTGTCGGCGCGTGACTTCCAGTTCAGCAGGAGTTTTACCTTTGCGAAACCCGCCAACTTTCCCTTAGGGTTGGTCTCCGCACCCTCGTCTCTCACTTTTGCCagcgagcgacagagaaagaaatctATAGAAAATGGGGATGGCGACAAAGTCCGGCGGCAGCAACAGCCAGCTGGTGCCGTCTTCCTGGTTTGTCGCGCCTGCTGCCGACAATTCGGGGccaggaaggcagagagaagccgggGCAGCGGCGACAAAAATCTCAGACAGGAAAAGTGTGGAAAGAAATTGTTCCAGTGCGTCTCTCGGCCGTTCTGAAGCGACGCACGGACAGAAGGACGGGAGTCGACGCCGAAACAAAACAGGCGGCGACCCCGCGAAACCTGGGGTGTCCGtaaacccgacacgggagGCAGGGGAATCGTCAACGACAGCGGATCAGGCACATTTCTCCAGGCCTTCACTGGCATTCAAGGACTGTCCGACGAAAAAATTCAACGATTCCAGACAGAGGCCACAAGACGGAAATCCACAAGTCCCGCGAAAAAACTGCGGAAGTCGCGAACAAGCATCCAGGAAGCATGGTAAGCCCTGGGAGAAGCTGGTCCACGGGGGTCGCTTCGGCGGCAGGCCGGGTAGTGCTACGAGTCGAAACATCTCGTTTTCTCAAAGTCcaaaggacgaggaagacgaagacgaggaacagGCGACTTCCGTCGGTgaaggcgaacgcgagaggaTGCTGGCTGCTGCCATGGCGGCGATCGAAGCAAAAGCCGACGAGGCTGCGCTCTCAGAtgtcgaggaaaagaaggcgcgGGGAAAAGGAACGAACGGCTTTCGAgacggaaagagaaaacgtgaAGCTGAGGCGGCGACCCAGCGCGGCAGTGGAACTctggaagaaacaaaaaacgaaagaacgCCTACAGACGAGGCCTTCAGTGGTCGCGACgaacaggaaaaaaagaggcgGAAGACCGGGGAACGGCGCCAAGCTCTTTCGCAGACAAAAGGCAAAGTTGGAAGGAACGGAGGGACTggcgagcgagaggaaaacgcagacgacaGTCCAGGCCTGCCCTGCGATGGGTCGATGGGCGACAAAGACCGGCAAGCAGGGGCAGAAACTGAGAGCGACAGTGAGGGTGATGACGACGACTGCCACATCCACATCGTGAGACGCACTGGGAAGATGCAAACAAcacaaacaggaaagaacgagGCAGACAACGCGCCGCCTGACAGGAAGCACGGATTCCCTGGTTCGTCGTCCAGCCGGTGAGTGAGAACCAGATGCCGAGAGACGACTTGATAAAGATTGGCCGTGAAGACAGGCAGGGACGAAGACGCTGTTGACGATTGTTGACGGGAAAACCCCAGGCGCGAAAGGGAGACGCACGAACAGACGCTCAGAGACTTTTTCAGAAAGGAGTTGCCAGTCGCATTTCACCATCATGGTATTAGCACGGAGCCACCCTGTATCATCGAAGTCAGTTCACGAGGACGTAGCGTGGTCTTTTGTGCTGTCCAGgttccttctgtctgtgtACCTGACTGCGTTGAATGGAGGTTTAGCTCGCGTGGACTCTCTGTATCACCAGCTGTCTCGGGGTCTGTTTCTTGTTGTTAGGACTGAGGTCGTGAAAACGCGTGACAGAGATCGCCGGCGAGTTGCTGGACATACAGACCACCGAAGTGGTCCTCGACCATCTACGGACAGAGGAGCCTCGTTCGGTTTCCATGTTTCCGCGGAAGAAAACCgattctttcctcctctcgccgagcagaagacagaggcatGCTCTGAAGAccaggaaacggagacgccaggcgagaagaaggtaGCTGGAAGAcccggcgacgaagagacagcggaacttcttcgtttcgtgCCTAAAGTGAGTCGAGTCTACCTTCGCTGACACTTCGGTCTCCAGCTTGTCTTGAACTTTCAGTTGCGATCAAAGGTATCTGAGTAGCATACCGGACACTGAAAGACACAAGCTGAAGCTGCTCGACGTTCAAACTGGACGCGCTGTCCTCGGTGTCTTCAGTCGTCTCTCGTTTTggggaagcgacagagagcgcCGATTCGAGCGACAAATAGAGAAagcgcggagaaaagaaaacagctGTTAAAGACCATCGGCCACGACGTGGAAAGCAGCGACGGCTGTTGTCTGATGTCTAtggtttgttttctcttttctcttcgtctgtgaCAGACTCTGCCCTTTgcaggcgcgagaagaacaCACACGCTCTCCATTGCGTTGCCGGCGTCCATCATTGACAATGCACAGGTACACCCTTGTCTGACTGGGAATTCTTTCAACAGGAGAGAACCTGTCTTTCCACGATCCCTTTTattgcttcgtttcttctcacgCCGACCCACTGCACAAGCCTTTCTTGACACTCTGTCTTGCTGCTCATGCTAccttcccctctccctctcgcagTCGTTTCCCTACCTTCTCTGTTTACCGCTTTCTTGTTGTCTcatgtcttccttcttcgctttcagaGTTCTGTTCGCAGTCACCTCTGTGACGTCATCTATGTGaaagtgtgtgtgtttctctcagACGGCAGAATTGCGAGCAGCTCTCGTTGGACAGATCGCACGAACACTGACAGTTTTTGGAGTCGACGAAATCATTGTTTACGAAGACGTTGGTGAGCTTTTCACTCGAAACGTCCTCTACGAGTGTGGGCTTTACACTGGAGTTCTTTAAAAGTACTTGCAAGCGCAGGTCTGTTTTTCATCTTCGATTTGAGGAGACAACGAGAAGAggcttcgtttcctcgaaCCCGTCGTCTGTGGTCTCTCCAGGCAGCTGTACCGATTTGTTCTCAGTGCATGCGTGACAGTGCTGTTCgttttgtttctgcttctctcacgTCGAGGACTGGGTGGTGAACCTGCGGAGTTGCGCagagctgagagagagagacactcaAGAAGAGATCCATCAGACTCTTTTCAGTTCCCTAGATCGGTTCGCGCTTCAATGACAGAGACCACAGAGAAGctcaggagacagaagtgaTGAGGTAGTTATATGCCAGTGGTCACGAACGTGTGTTTCCTTTGCGTTGTTTAATGGCCTTCATTGGGTGACTTTGTTCTGATGCTCTTGAAACCCCGCCGTCGCTGGCCTCGTAGGAGAGGGCCGTTTAGCCGGGTCGTTTGAGTCTGGGAAAGGTTTCCCGCTATTCGAATAGCACAGTGACCGTAGCTGTGGATGGACGCTAGTTGTACAGTGTGTCTGTTGACTGGTTTATTCTCGTCCTCCTGGAAGCATGTACGGAGAGAAACTGCCAGATGGCTTGTTCCGCGTTCAGTACGGGACCACTCGACTTCTCTATTTTGGTCTCGTTTCCGAGATTCGCTCGACTCTGACAGAACCTCTCATACTACCTCGAAAACCTTTGCCACACGGGTTCGCATCTCCACTTGATCTCTCAAATTATTCAAAAGGATTCCGGATGACTTTGGTGAGCTTCGTTATTCTACTACATGATGTTCGACTGGTTCAACTTCTGCAATTTCCCTGTGACTTTCTCAGCGGCTGCCATCTCCAGAGGCGCCAACAAGGACGAAGGTCACTCGCCAGCACTCGAATTTTTCGTACGAAATTTGAGATATTTGGAAACTCCGCAGTTCCTGCGCAAGTCACTCTTTCCCATTCACCCTGGTAAGtccatatatgcatatggtGTATGACTCCGTACACGATTACACATTTGTATTGGcacgtatgtatgtatacatttgTATTGGcacgtatgtatgtatacatttgTATTTGAgtcttatatatatatatatatatctactTTCAGTTATTATGTGTACTTGTGTACTCTAATATAGGAataatgtatatatatatatatatatatatttatatatgtgtaaGCATATGCTGTTGTGCAGGAAAGTGTTACGCAGAGTTGAAGATGGCGGCGTTGCGAGTGCAGTTCACTCGAGTGCTTTTCTTCACTTCCCTGGATTCGTGTGTCTATAgcccgttttttcttttttatCGTGatcgttcctctttctttttgttttcgTTACACTGTGGACCTAGGGTTgattgttttttctcgagttcttcgACTGCAAGCCCCTTCatcctctttttctgctttttctgtgAACTGTAGATTTACGGTTTGCGGGGCTGCAGAACCCTTTGGACGCACCCCACCATTTGCGAAGAAATGAGTGGCTGCCGTACCGAGAAGGCGTCGTCATCGCATCTTCtaaaacgcgagaagagacgccgcagGGCAAGTCGGAGAGCAGAGCCCCCgcaaagggagaggaagtcAAGCTGAcggcagcggagaagaagcgactcAAGAACAAGAAGGGCGCGTGGGTTGATTGTGGTCTGCCAGCTCACGTCTGGGTCCCTGACACTCGCTTGCAGGACGGGATGAGGTGAGCGAAGAGCAGTGCGGCGCAGTGGGGACGGGGAAGCAGGCGTTCTTCTGTGTCAGGGCAGTGGAAGTGAAGGACGTCcatgcttctctcgcttcctcgtttctgaGTCGATCGCAGTTTGAAGAGGACAGCGTTCGTATGTGTATGCTGTGTTGACCGCGATAGGGTATCATTCTTTTGGGGGGTTCGTTTTAGCGTGttcttgcctctctgtcggGGGTTCGGATCTCTGTTCGCAGTTTAACGGAGAGATTGATCAAGGAGAGGCGTCCGTAAAAGTAGCAATATTTTTAGCAAACGTTTCACGTTTTCTTCCAGGACGGTTTTAATCCGTTCTCGTCTGGATGCACATCACACTGTCCTGATCggagtttctcctttttctgatGCTTCTCGTGTCTTCAGAGTCACTATTCGTCTCGACCCTTCTGTCCGGCAGCTTCAGCGTCAaccgcgagaaagaggagatgCAGAGCCGCCTCTGATGAAAGGCGCAGCGGTTTCTCCGGATGAACCTCCGGTCAAGGcaggtgaggaagaaaacatgtGTATCTAGCTCGCGATGTCTTTTTGTCCCCCCAATAAATCTCGTGTGTATTTGGTGAAAACAGTTGGCTGTGCGGGGTAACGGAGAAAGGCCGTTTTATTCGTGTTTTACATTTCCCTTCCTTGTTCCTGACTGCGGTGCAAACCGTCTCCAAACAGTCTTGACTGTCACGAGTCGCTTTTCATTGCTGCTGTTGTAGCGTCCTTCCTCCGTGCATTAATCTTCGCACTCGCTACGGGATGCccacttctctttctctcttcgtcggcgTCCCCGGTGCACATAGTGGCGGAGACTTTTTCTTGTTTAAGTTGCTCGTCGTTGTTGGTGTAAATGCATTGGAACcactttctctgtcttttcggTTTTACGGTGCTTTCTCTAGGACTCTACTGGGGCTACCGCGTCCGCATTGCTCAGCATTTCCAGGATGTTTTTTCCAACTGCCCGTTCAGCTCCGATGGTCGCTACGATCTGACTGTCGGCACGTCGGAGAGAGGGACCTGTGTAGGCCGAGACTTTGCGTTCCCAATGAACTACAAGTGAGCTCTTTGGGGTgtagaaagaagcgaaactAGAGATATTTTAAAAGTATGCTTAACCCCCCCCCCTCAATTGAAAGTGAGACTTGCAGGAACAGTATAGCCGATGCCCTTCTCACTTGAGATAGCTTAGACAACGTGCTTGAGTGCCGCGAATGCTTGGGGTTCCTCGAAGTGCCTGAATCTGCTGTCGAGGGTTCTGATTACTCAGCTCCTGTAAATATTCACACTAAGAATAGCAACTCTAAATCAATTTGTCTGAATTAGGAGTAGACCCAAAGAGGCTCTCAGAGGCGTCGCCTATACAGGAATCGAAAAGAGTGACGAGcacaaaggaaagaaaccATTTAGAAGCAGGCAGCAGGTTGTGCGCAGAGCCGGTCGACGATAAAGGGAACAAGTGCGAGTGatagatggagagagaaaggaacgtgACATGCTGAGTGAGCAAAGCGTAAACGTGGCGGTATGTTTTCGGTGTGTCTCAGACACAtgcttctcgttttcggAGGGCTGCAAGGACTGGAAGCTGTTCTTCTAGATCGCCAGTCAAACTGTGCGCCTTGCCGCGATCCTTCCACGCTCTTCGATATGTACTTGAACACCTGTCCTTTCCAACGCTCTAGAACAATTCGAGCTGAAGAGGCTGTTCCGATCACTTTGGCACTGCTTCGACCCTACCTTCTTGAGTCTGCGGCGGACAAAAACGCGTGAGGGTCTTCAcgtcgttcttccttctctttccagtTGCCTCTCACTCGTCCTGTTCAGTCGTCGAGCCTTCCTcgtgttttcctcttgtctctttctcggcgCTCGGCGAGCGTGGAAACTGTGGGGATGTGGCGGAACTGGCGGGACTATGAGTTCatctgctcttcttttcctaACAACCAACGTCTCGACACACCTGCActttcttgtccttctctttctggtTGATTCTTTTTCTCGATCCGTTTCGGATGCACACGAAGGCTCCCACTTAGATGGCCTGTCATCAGTTTGTTTTCATGGGTCGATGTGACAGTTCTTTGCCTTCACGTGCCTCGTCTGGTCAGCATTGTTctagagaaacgaaaagctGGACGGTTGTCTCTCTTTAACGTCTTTCGGGATTGTTTGCCCGGACCGCCAGCAACTTTTCCGAGACAAACGGGATCTACGCGATTTCTTCTTAACGGTTTCGCGAGCAATCGTCTTCCAGCTCTTCTTCCCACACTCGACACAAGAGCGGTTAGAGCTGCTCTCGTTCGTGTACTCGACAGACACCGAAACGTTCAGGTTTTTTTTCCTGTCGTAAATTGCCAGTCTGTTGGTGGTTCACGACTGAGCTTCTTGTTCACAGCTCCACACTCGATACGTATtcaaagggaagagaagaagaatgtAGAGGAGAGAAAGTAGGAATGAATGAGAACATCGAAAGCGGATTCGTCAGCAGTTAGTCACGCGTGACCAGAAGGACAAGATTTCTCTGCTCTAAGCGTCGCACAAGTAATGAGTTCTGGCAGCCAGGGCGCAAAAAGCATTGAACTGCAAACAGCAGTTACATTTGTGGCAGAAATTTGTGCATTTGTTTCGGGTTTTCAAGGGTCTTCCTTTGGCTTTTCGGCTCTTTCCGGACGCGAGACCGCATGGACTATGGAACGACAGACTGCGCTCCCCTATACAAGGAGATTAGAACTTGGTTCCATTAAACTAAGATCCTCCAACGTGATACCTTACCCGTACGAGTGCACTAGACAGACAGCCGCCCACATAATTTGGGTTGTTGAGTGGCTAGACTGAACCTTCTTGCGGTTGGCAAAAAAATGGTGGCAAACGTGCCATgaaaagagcagaaacaAGGCCTGTTTCCAGGCTGGAAACTTGCAGATGAAACGGAAGAGTTCAAGCCCACTTAGAAGGGGAAAGGGTCCAGCTACGAAGAGATAtcgcggagaagacaagcgTACATTGACATGCAAATTTGTCGCGATATGATCAGCAAGGAGGGAAACAGTTTCATGATGAGAGCGTTGTTCTGAGGAGGAAATGAGAAATCCTTAATCTCCAAAATGGCAATCGCACATACCAAACTTTGTTCAACATGAAGCACGACTTTTCCCGTGTGCCGACAGgacgtctgcttctctgtttttctcgtaGTCCAAAGACCAAGAGATCGAAGGAACCCGGTCAGACGAGTTATTGCCAAAGCCGTACTACCCTTGAATCGATATTTCGTCTTGGAAGCGTATTCAAAGACAGATACCCCCAAAAGTtggtggagaaagagacttTTTATCTCCTATTTTATGGACAGTAATGGATTTGCGGAGACACATGGCTGCTGTTGGTTGTTGTTTCTGTTCCACTTATATTACCATGATCAACTCATGTACGTTTTGCAGTAACCGCTTTTGCTGCTCCCTGTTTCGTACGCCGTGGTGACTTTCTTGTATTGTGTCTACACCTTTGCCAACCCACGGAcatcgttttttctcgttctaCCTCATTGAAACACAGTAACTAGGATTTGTTTCGACCATCTGAATCTCTTTGTGTTCCTCGATTTCCACAGAGGGTAGAGTCGAGAAACTCCCTTCAATGTATTTTTCCCCCCGTGTTTCGGGTTCATGTGCCACTACTGTGGTGAGCTCTGGTCGTGCTGTCTGCGGTGATGCGCCTCCTTGGTCAGTCGTATCCCTTAGTGTATCGgattcgccttcttcatctctgtcCTGTTCTTCGATGTCATCTTCTGggttttcttcttgcggTGTTCGCGGTTCCTTCAAatgctgcttctttctcttcgccttccgtGCACGGGTGCATTGTGTACTTCCTCTACTGATGGACACTGCGTCTAATCCCGCCTCTTCACGGCCTTCTTGGTATTCGATTTCATCCCTTTTTCTGTGCAGGAACTTCCTCATCTTCCCTGCTGCACCAGTGATCCCAACGTTTGATCGTTCTTTCCCTCTATCTGCGCTATCCTCTTCGttgccttctttttccctctcgACGGGTGTTTGCCCGTGCTCAAGCACCTTGTCTTTTCCGGCCTTTGACGGGTGCGAATCAGAGTCATCTTGACCTAGATGTTTCCGCAGTTGTCCTTCTAGCTCTACTTCGAGAGGTGTCTGATTGTCGTTTCCCATGAAAATGGAGGATTTATGTTCAATCTGACTCCTGATCTGTTGAGTTGTGCTCGTGCCCTTGTttcctgcagagagaggatgaTCCGGTTGGCTCTGGGTAGAGTGTTTCTCCTTCAGTTTCCCTTCTACGTGCCCGCGTTTATCTTCCTCCTTTGTTCTTGCACACTCCCCTTGCCTTCGTTTGGCCCCTGTCTCCCGTTGTTCCTTCATGATATGCGGTTTTGACTTCGTGACTGCTGAAGCAGATTGGTTGTTGTCGGCGATACCCATAGTCGAGGACCGCGACCCCTCGACCCCATTCTTCTTGGAAACCATGTCTTTTTTAGACGCAGtggcttctccttctcctgcccAAATTTCTGCGTTCCCTGCCGCTGCCTGCCGCTGATATTCTTGCcttttttgtttctttgcTTGTTTGCGTAAactgcgtttttccttcttgctcAACTTCGCTGCGTGACTCGTGGCCGATTCCCCGAACAGAGACGTTTCTGCCGGGTCAGCCTTTCCCTGAAGTTTATCTTGGATCCCAGGACCTCTTGCGTCTTCGGCAAACG includes these proteins:
- a CDS encoding hypothetical protein (encoded by transcript TGME49_285950) codes for the protein MGMATKSGGSNSQLVPSSWFVAPAADNSGPGRQREAGAAATKISDRKSVERNCSSASLGRSEATHGQKDGSRRRNKTGGDPAKPGVSVNPTREAGESSTTADQAHFSRPSLAFKDCPTKKFNDSRQRPQDGNPQVPRKNCGSREQASRKHGKPWEKLVHGGRFGGRPGSATSRNISFSQSPKDEEDEDEEQATSVGEGERERMLAAAMAAIEAKADEAALSDVEEKKARGKGTNGFRDGKRKREAEAATQRGSGTLEETKNERTPTDEAFSGRDEQEKKRRKTGERRQALSQTKGKVGRNGGTGEREENADDSPGLPCDGSMGDKDRQAGAETESDSEGDDDDCHIHIVRRTGKMQTTQTGKNEADNAPPDRKHGFPGSSSSRTEVVKTRDRDRRRVAGHTDHRSGPRPSTDRGASFGFHVSAEENRFFPPLAEQKTEACSEDQETETPGEKKVAGRPGDEETAELLRFVPKTLPFAGARRTHTLSIALPASIIDNAQTAELRAALVGQIARTLTVFGVDEIIVYEDVAAAISRGANKDEGHSPALEFFVRNLRYLETPQFLRKSLFPIHPDLRFAGLQNPLDAPHHLRRNEWLPYREGVVIASSKTREETPQGKSESRAPAKGEEVKLTAAEKKRLKNKKGAWVDCGLPAHVWVPDTRLQDGMRVTIRLDPSVRQLQRQPRERGDAEPPLMKGAAVSPDEPPVKAGLYWGYRVRIAQHFQDVFSNCPFSSDGRYDLTVGTSERGTCVGRDFAFPMNYKHMLLVFGGLQGLEAVLLDRQSNCAPCRDPSTLFDMYLNTCPFQRSRTIRAEEAVPITLALLRPYLLESAADKNA